A stretch of DNA from Methylobacterium sp. CB376:
AGATCCCGCCGCTCTTGACGACCGCGACGGCGCTCGTCGGAATCGGCGCGGGGGTGAGGGGCTCGCCCGTCTCGGCGATGAGGAGGGTGACGGCGTTCCGCGCGCCGACCTCGGCGAGGTTGACCTCGAAGCCGTGGCGGCCGTCGCCGATCCCGGCCTCCTCCAGGTCGGCGCGGTAAAGGTCGGCCGTGATCAGGACCGACCTGCCGGTCTCCCCGAGGGCCTGCAGCAGGACGGCGCCGGAAGGGCTGCGCGTGTCCTGGATCCAGCCCAGGACCGACCGCGAATCGACCCGGTCGATGTTCCACCGCCAGCGGGACGCCGGCGCGGACTCCTCCCGCCGGGCGGGCGAGGCGGGAAGCGGGCCCGTGTCGAAGGGGAAGACGCCGAGGACGTCCTGCGTCTCCACCACCCGGACGGTCACCTCGCCCGCCTCCTGCGTCCACCCGCCGAGGTCGATCTCGAAGCAATGGGCACCGTTGCCGATGCCGGCCTCCCGCAGATCCTGCCGGAAGATGTCGGCGGTGGCGCGCGCCCGCTGGCCCGCGGAGGAGGTCGCCTCGACGGTCAGGGCGGCGTGGGCGCGCGAGCTGTCATAGGCCCAGCCCGCGATGCGCCGGCCCTCGACGACGTCGATATTCGACCTGACGGCCGATTTCGGCGTCCTGCCGCGCGCGTAGACGGTGGTGACCCAGCCGGCGACGCGCTTGCGCTGAGGGGGAGCGGTGTCGTTCGTCGTCATGTCTGGCCTCGGGAGGGAATCGCGACGGGGCTGGCGGGGCTCGCCCGGATCGAACCGGGTCCCGCGATGGCAGCCGTCAGGCGGCCGGGAGGGCGCGCGCCGGCAGGAGCATCGCTCGAGCGGCGTCGCCCGGCCGGCCCGCCGCGTCGCTCCGGGATCGACAAGTTGCGAGGCCGGCACGCCGTGTGACCGGATCCTGAAGGACCCGGATGCGAGGGGTGCGCCGGGGCGTCCCATTCGGTCGTTGCTGCATTGCGTCGGACGATTTCCTTGCGTCGCGCGACGGGCTGACTTCGGTGCAGGGGGCCGGTCAGCGAGGAGCGCGGCCGTCTCCTTAGCCGAGTTGATCCGGCGCGCCAATTCGCCGGGCCCCGATGATCGCCCCGCCCCGCGCGGCGGCCGCCGGGCCGCCAGCCTTGAGTCGGACCCGGGAGGGCTGCTATCCGGCGTCTGCAACGCCTACCAAAGGAATGGGGCCATGCGGGTCGCGATGGTTGGGTCCGGCTATGTCGGGCTGGTCTCGGGGGCCTGTTTCGCCGATTTCGGCCACGCGGTCGTCTGCGTCGACAAGGATCCCGACAAGATCGCCGCACTCAACGCCGGCCGCATCCCGATCTTCGAGCCCGGCCTCGACGCCCTGGTGGCCGAGAACGTCCGCCAGGGCCGCCTCTCCTTCACCACCGACCTCGCCCAGGGCGTCGCGGGCGCCGACGCCGTCTTCATCGCCGTCGGCACCCCCTCGCGCCGCGGCGACGGCTTCGCCGACCTCACCTACGTGCATCAGGCGGCCCGCGACATCGCCCGAGCCCTCGACGGCTACGCGGTCGTGGTGACGAAATCGACCGTCCCGGTCGGCACCGGCGACGAGGTCGAGCGCATCATCCGCGAGACCCGGCCCGAGGCCGATTTCGCCGTGGTCTCCAACCCGGAATTCCTGCGCGAGGGCGCCGCCATCGCGGATTTCAAGCGGCCCGACCGCATCGTCATCGGGGCCGAGGAGCCCCGCGCGGCCGAGGTGATCAGCGAGCTCTACCGCCCGCTCTACCTCAACCAGGCCCCCATCCTGGTCACCTCCCGGCGCACCGCCGAGCTCACCAAGTACGCGGCCAACGCCTTCCTGGCCACCAAGATCACCTTCATCAACGAGATGGCGGACCTGTGCGAGAGGGTCGGGGCCGACGTGCAGCAGGTGGCGCGCGGAATCGGGCTCGACAACCGCATCGGCGCGAAGTTCCTGCATGCCGGCCCGGGCTACGGCGGCTCGTGCTTCCCCAAGGATACGCTGGCGCTGGTCAAGACGGCGCAGGATGCGGGCAGCCCGGTGCGCCTCGTCGAGACCGTGGTGGCGGTCAACGACCAGCGCAAGCGCGCGATGGCGCGCAAGGTGGTGGCGGCCTGCGGGGGCTCGGTGCGGGGCAGGACGATCGCGGTGCTGGGTCTGACCTTCAAGCCCAACACCGACGACATGCGCGACGCGCCCTCGCTCTCGATCATCGCGGGGCTGCAGGATGCCGGGGCGCGGGTGCGGGCCTACGACCCGGAGGGGATGGAGCAGGCGCGCCCGCTTCTCACGGACGTGGATTACGCGAGCGACCCCTACGGCTGCGCCGACGGCGCGGACGCGCTGGTGCTGGTGACCGAGTGGGACGCGTTCCGGGCGCTCGACCTCGCGCGGCTGCGCGGGGTGATGGCGGTGCCGGTGCTGGTGGACCTGCGCAACGTCTACCGGCCGGAGGACGCGCGCAAGCACGGCTTTTCCTACACCAGCGTCGGACGGGCCGGGCAGCCGCTCCCCGCCTGACCCGGCCGGGGCGGCGGCCCCCGCTCACACGGCGACGACCGTGCGGGGATCGAAGGTCCCGCCCTCGACCGGATTGGCCACGCAGCGCGTGCCGTAGAGGGCGAGGTCGTGGCCGGCATGGAAATGGCCGGAGACCCAGAGCGCCGGGCGATGGGCGGGCGCGAGGTCGGCCAGCACCGTCGTGGCGTAGAAGGCTGGCACCCACCAGGGCACGCCCGGCGCGTCGCGGTAGCGGTCGGCGGCCTCGGCGATCGGCGGGTGATGGGTGACCGCGACGGTCGGCCCCGCATGCGGCCGCGCGAGGGCGGCCGCCAGCAGGGCGCGGTCCCGCGCGTGGGCCTCCATCGCCGCGGCGGGCGTCCAGGCCGCCCCGTCCGCGAGCCGAATCGCCCGGAACTCGCGCGAGCCGGTGAGCGGGTCGGTCATGCGCGCCGCCGCGTAGGCGGCCGGGTCGGCGGGCCGGCCCGGCGCGTCGGGGGCGAGCCAGCGCCCGGCCAGCGCCCAGTCGCTCCACAGGGTCGCGCCCACGAAGCGCACGCCCGCGATCACCGCGGCCTCCCCGGCCCGCAGCAGCGCGATGCGGGTCCGCCCGGCCGCGGCGTTGATCCGCTCCACCTCGGCGGCGAGGGCGGCGAGGAGCGCCGGGGCGGTGCGCGGATCGCCCGCCGGGGCGTAGTGCTCATGGTTGCCGGGCACCAGCACCGCGGGGCGCTCCCCCGCGAGGCCGAGCAGCACCGCGAGCCCCCGCTCCGGCTGACCCTCCCAGACGTCCCCCGCGCAGACGAGCACGTCGAAGGGCTCCGCCGGGGGCGGGATGGCGGCGGGGTCGCGCCGCTCCAGGTGCAGGTCGGAGAGCACGAACAGGCGCAGCGGCCCGGGCGCGTCGTCGGCGGTGGCGTGGCGCGGCATCGCGTGGCTCCGTCGCGGGATCGGGCCGCGTCTATGCCCCGCGCCCGACCGCCGCGCCAAGCCCGCCGCACCAAGCCCGCGGCGGCGGGCCCGGCCCCGACCTTCGGGCACTGGATTCGGGTCGGATCCTGTGCGAGGCCGCAGCGGGCGCAAACCTTGCGCGAGTGGGAGAGACGCCGATGCTGCCCGAACTGCGCGTTCTGTACTTCGAGGATCTCGCCGTCGGGATGTCCGAGACGCTGTCGAAGACGATCTCGTCCTCCGACGTGGTCGGCTTCGCGGAGATCACCGGCGATCGCAACCCGATCCACCTCTCCGAGCACTTCGCCGCCCGCACGCCGTTCGGCACCCGCATCGCCCACGGCCTCTACACGGCCGGGTTGATCTCGGCCGTGCTCGGCACGCGCCTCCCCGGGCCGGGGGCGGTCTACATCAGCCAGAGCCTGAACTTTCGCGCGCCCGTGCGCATCGGCGACACGGTCGAGGTCACGGTCGAGGTGGCCGAGCTCGTCCCCGAGCGCCGCCGCGCCCGGCTCACCTGCACCTGCAGCGTCGGCGGCGAGACCGTGCTGGACGGCGAGGCGCTCGTGAAGGTGCCGACCCGGGCCGAGGCCGATCCGCTCGCGGCCCGCGCCAAGGGCTGACCGGCGCGAGCCGACCGCGTGCCCGAGCCCATCCCGATCGAGGATCCGGCCGACCCGCGGCTCAGCGCCTTCGCGGCGATCCGCGAGCGCGACCTCGTCGGGCGCCGGGGCCGCTTCGTCGCCGAGGGCGAGGTGGTGCTGCGGGTCCTGCTCTCGGGCCGCGCCCGGTTCCGGATCGAGTCGGTCCTGCTCTCGCCCGAGCGCCTGGCCTCCCTGCGGCCGGCCCTCGCCGCCTTGACCGACGCCCCGGTCTACCTCGCGCCGCGCGCGGTGATGAGCGCGCTCGCCGGCTTCCCGATCCACCGCGGCGTGCTGGCGATCGGGCGATCGGGCGAGACCCCGCCGGCCGAGTCGCTGGTGCCGCCGGGGCCCGCCCTGCTGCTCGGGCTGGTGGGCCTTGCCAACCACGACAATGTCGGGGGGCTGTTCCGCAACGCCGCCGCCTTCGGGGCCGACGCGGTGCTGCTCGACGCGGCCACCTGCGACCCTCTCTACCGCAAGGCGATCCGGGTCTCGGCCGGCACCTGCCTGACCCTTCCCTTCGCCCGGCTGCCGGACGGCGAGGCCCTGCTCGCCCTCTGCGAGCGGCACGGGATCGTGCCGCTGGCCCTCACCCCCGGCGGCGGGGAGGAGATCGCGCAGCTGCCGCCCCTCCCCCGCGCGATGCTCCTGCTCGGCACCGAGGGGACCGGGCTCCCGGACGCCCTGATGGCGCGGGCCCGGCGGGTGCGGATCGCGATGGCGCCGGGCGTCGATTCGCTCAACGTGGCGGCGGCGGGAGCGGTGGCGCTGCACCGGATCGCGGCGCCGCGCCTCTCCGGTCCCTGACGGGCCTCACACGACATCCGACGGATTGCGTCGCCGTGCGGATGTCGGCCGCGCTCACGCGCCGCGCGGGCTTGGCATCCGCTGTCCGGACGTGATTGTCCGGACAGCGGATCACCGCCCCGGCAGCGCCTCCGGGACGGTCTCGGCGTCGGCGGCGTCGCCGTAGACCGCCTCGCGGATCAGCCGCTCGGTGGTCTCCTCGAAGAAGGCCAGCATCTCCTCGTGCAGGGCGGTGAACTGCGCCCAGACCACCGCGTCGAAGACGGAGCGCGGGGCCCGCACCATCACGGTGGTGCGGCGCTGGCGCGGATAGCGGTAGGGGCGCAGGCCGTAGCGCCGGCACAGGGCGATGAGCAGCCGGGCCGACCACGCGTCCGGCACCGTGAGCTTCAGCTCGATGGGCGGCTCCGCCCGCGCGGTCTCGGCGAGCCGCACCCGCAGCCGCCGCACCGCCGCCTCGGCGGCATCCCGCTCGCCGGAGGTGGCCGCCCCCGCGAACAGGCTCTCGGCCTTGCGCAGCCGCTCGCGCAGCCTCTCCTCGATGTCCATCGCCGCCCCGCCGGTCCCCGGAGGCGATGATGCGCCCCGGCCACTGGCGCGCAATCCTGTCACGCCCCCAGCATGCGCGACAAAGAGCGGCAATTGCCGCGCTCGTCCGGCGCGCCAAACTAGGCCGTAGGGGAAACGGCCGGTGCATCCGGACCAGACGCTCAGGAGCGAAGGATTGCTTCAGCCGCGTGAAGGCTACCGCACCCTGTCGGGGCGGCGTGCGGTGGTGGTGGGGGCGGGGCCGGGCGGACTCGCGGTGGCGCTGCTCCTCGCCCGGGAGGGCGTCCACGTCACCGTCGTGGAGAAGGACGACTGCGTCGGCGGGCGCACCCGCACCGTGACGGCGCCGGGCGGCTACCGATTCGACATCGGGCCGACCTTCTTCCTCTACCCGCGCATCCTCGCCGACATCTTCGCCTCCTGCGGCGAGCGGCTGGAGGACCACGTCCGGCTGGAGCGGCTCGATCCGCTCTACCACCTCGTCTTCGAGGGCGGCGGCGAGATCCGCGCCACCTCGGACGTAACCCGGCTCCAGGCCGAGATCGCCCGCATGGCGCCGGCCGACGCCGCCAACGTGCCGCGCTACCTCGCGGACAACCGCGCCAAGCTCGAGGCCTTCCGGCCGGTGCTGGAACAGCCCTTCGACAGCCTGCGCAGCCTGGTCTCGGCGCCGATGCTGAGGGCGCTGCCGCTCCTGCGCCCGCACGCCACCGTGGACCGCGACCTGCAGCGCTACTTCGCCGACCCGCGGGTGCGCCTCGCCTTCTCGTTCCAGACCAAGTACCTCGGGATGTCGCCGTTCCGCTGCCCGAGCCTGTTCACCATCCTGAGCTTCCTCGAATACGAGCACGGGGTCTTCCATCCCGTGGGCGGCTGCGGCGCGGTCTCGGAGGCGATGGCGGGGCTCGCCCGGCGGCTCGGCGTCGACATCCGCCTGGGCACCGCCGTCGACCGGGTGCTGTTCGAGGGAGACCGCGCGGTCGGGGTCGAGGCCGGGGGCGAGCGCCTGCCGGCCGATTCGGTGGTGGTGAACGGCGATTTCGCCAAGGTGGTGCGCGCCCTGGTGCCCGAGCGGCACCGGCCGCGCTGGCGCGACGCCAAGCTCGACCGGGCGCGCCTCTCCTGCTCGACCTTCATGCTCTATCTGGGCCTGGAGGGGCGGATGCCGGAGGGCCTCGGCCACCACACGATCCTGCTCGCCGAGGAGTACCGGCGCAACATCGCGGAGATCTCGACCGGTATCCTGCCGCGCCAGCCCTCGCTCTACGTGCAGCATGCCGGCTTCACGGATGGCGGCATGGCGCCGCCCGGCCATACCAGCCTCTACGTGCTGGTCCCGGTGCCGAACCTGCGCGCCGACATCGACTGGGCGACGGTGCGGCCCCAGTATCGCCGCCTCGTCCTCGACCGGCTGAAGCTGCTCGGCCTGACCGACATCGAGCGGCGCATCCGCTACGAGCGCATCGTCGATCCGACCGACTGGCGCGACGCGTTCGCGGTCAACGAGGGGGCGACGTTCAACCTGTCGCACGATCTCGGGCAGATGCTGTATTTCCGGCCGCACAACCGCTTCGGCCGCGGCCTGTACCTGGTCGGCGGCGGCACCCATCCGGGCTCGGGCCTGCCGGTGATCTACGAGGGCGCGCGCATCACCGCCCGGCTCCTGCTGGAGGACCTCGCCCGGCAGGGCCGGCGCTCCCTGCCCGACCTCGCGCCGCCGCTCGAAGTCGCGCCGAGCGGGAAGGCGACGTGAGGGCGGGCGCGCCGCGCGCGGCCCTCGCCGCCCTGCTCGCGGCCCTCGTCCTGCCGTCGGGGGGCGCGGCCGCGGCCGAGCTCACGGTGGACGTCGAGGGGGTGCAGCCGGGGGCCGGGGAGGTCTACGTCGCCCTGTGCACCGGCGGGCTCTCGGAGGGCTCGTGCCGCATCGGCCAGAACGCTCCGGCGCGGGCGCCCGCCCTGCGCTTCGCCTTCACGCAGGTGCCGCCCGGGACCTACGCGGTCGCGGTGTTCCAGGACCTCGACGGCGACGGGCGGCTCGCCCGCACCCCGCTCGGCCTGCCGCGCGAGCCCTACGGCTTCTCGAACGGGGCGGGCCGCGGTGGCCGGCCGGATTTCGCCGCGGCGGCCTTCCCGCTGGCCGAGCCGGGGGCGGCGATCCGCGTGCGGCTGCAGCGGGCGCTGCCGGCGGCGCGGTGATCATCGGGGGGGCAGCGCCCGCCTTGGGGCATGGCCGCGGAATGGGGTAGCCTGGACCCGTGGAGGGCACCATGGCCGACGCGGCTCACCGATTCCCGGCGCTGACGATCGCCGACTACGACGCGTTCGTGGCGGCGCAACGCGACGAGCGCGAGTGGGAACTCGTCGCCGGCGAATTCGTGATGATGAGCAACCCGACGGAGGATCACGAGCAGATCGCCGGGAATATCGGGGCCTCTCTCAAGCTCGCCATGGATGCCGCAGGATGCCGCAGCTATCAGGGCGGCATGCGCGTGCAGCGCTCCGACGACGGACGCGGCCGCGACAAGACCAGGCCCGACATCGTCGTCCGATTGGGGCCGCGCCAGAACCAGACCTACGTGACCGATCCCCTCGTCGTGGTGGAGGTGCTGTCGCCCTCGACGATGGACCACGACTGCGGCGGCAAGCTCGCGTTCCACAAGTCGCTGCCCACCCTGCGGCACCTCGCGCTGGTCTACCAGGACCAGATGCGCGTCGAACATTATCAGCGCACCGAGGAGGGTTGGCGCCTGGAGGTGCTGATCACGCCGCAGGACGTGCTGCGCTTCGACGCGGTCGATTTCGAGATCGACCTCGACCGGATCTATTTCGGCGTGCCGGTGTCGCGGCCGCTCGCCCGGAGCGGGCCGGATCTCCGAGCCGCACGCGCCGACGCGCAGACCGCTTCGGCGCCGGACGCAACGCCGGGACGCCCCCTCGGTGGAATGGCCGCGGGCGTGTCCGGCGAGGGGTGACCGCGCCGCGGCTCCGGGTCGCCCGCGCCGTGCGGGACGCGGCTGGCGAACCCGACGCCGTTGCCGGGCCGTCCATCCGTCCGGAGAACCGGCGCTCGCGCCTCCCGGACCTTTCTAGACCATGCCGAGGGCCTGCATGTAGAGTTCGAGGATCGCCTCCTCCTCCTGGCGCTCCTCGTGGTCGCGCTTGCGGATCGAGATGATCTTGCGCAGGACCTTGGTATCGAAGCCGTTCGCCTTGGCCTCGGCGTAGACGTCCTTGATGTCGCCCGCCAGCCCGGCCTTCTCTTCCTCCAGGCGCTCGATGCGCTCGATGATGCTCTTGAGCTGGTCGGCGGCGACCGACGAGTTGTCGACCGCGAGCACGGGGGATGCAGCCATGGCTCGAATTCCTCTGCCGGATCGGCGCTCCGCGAGGCGCGCCCTCGCCAGGGTTGATAGTCTCTCAACCTTACCGAGTTCTTGCCGCGGGCTCGCCCGGCCGGGGCCGGGCGAGGCGCCTCAATGCCCCGGGTTGCGCGCCGAAAAGGCGGCCTGCTGCTCGGCGCTCGCCTCCTTCTGGTGCTTGGCCTTCCATTCCTCGTAGGGCATGCCGTAGACCTGCTCCCGGCTCTCGTCCTTGCTGAGGGGCAGGCCGCGGGCATCCGCCTCCTCCTTCATCCAGTTCGACAGGCAGTTGCGGCAGAAGCCGGCGAGGTTCATCAGGTCGATGTTCTGCACGTCGGTGCGCCCCCGCAGGTGCGCCACGAGCCGGCGGAACACCGCGGCTTCGAGTTCGGTGCGGGCGGTCTCGTCGATCTGCGTCATGTCCCGGATCCCTGGCGGCGTGGCCCTCGCGGCGGGATGTAGGCGCGCCGGGCCCGCCGCCCAAGCCCATCCGGCGATCCGCCATCGGCGCAGGGAACGTCCCGCGGCGTCGCGGCGGGCTCCGAGGCGCCGTCGAAGGCCGTGCCGGGATCGCGGGAGGCGTCCGGGGCGCGGGCCGCCGGGCCGTCGCCGCGCCCCGCATCGCCTCACCGGGCGATCAGCGGCGCCAGCAGCCGGGCGAAGCGCCCGGCCCATTCCGCCTGGCCCGCCTCGTCGGCGATCAGGTCCTGGCGGATCTCGATGAGGGCGTTCGGCAGGCCCCGCGCGCCGGCGTGGCGGTCGAGCGTGTCGCCCGGCAGGCCCCCCGCGTAGGGCTCGTTGTCGCCGACCGTCAGCCCGGCCGGGTCCGCCCGCAGACCGTCGAGGAGCGGCCGCGCGACGCGCCCGTCGCGCCCGTCCCACAGGATCCCGACCTGCCAGGGGCGCGGCACCCCGCGCCAGGCCGGCGTGAAGCTGTGCACCGCGACCAGGGCGGGTGGGCGCCCCGCATCGCGCCCGGCCGCCACCGCCGCCGCGATGGCCCGGTCGTAGGGGTCGTAGAAGCGGGCGATCCGGGCTGCGACGCCCTCCGGCGTGATCCGGGCGTTGCCCGGCACCACGGTGCCGTCGGAGAGGCGCATGACCAGGGTCGGGTCGTCGCGGCCCCGGTTCGGATCGATGATCAGGCGCGAGAAGGTGGTGAGCAGCGCCGGCGCCCCG
This window harbors:
- a CDS encoding UDP-glucose dehydrogenase family protein — its product is MRVAMVGSGYVGLVSGACFADFGHAVVCVDKDPDKIAALNAGRIPIFEPGLDALVAENVRQGRLSFTTDLAQGVAGADAVFIAVGTPSRRGDGFADLTYVHQAARDIARALDGYAVVVTKSTVPVGTGDEVERIIRETRPEADFAVVSNPEFLREGAAIADFKRPDRIVIGAEEPRAAEVISELYRPLYLNQAPILVTSRRTAELTKYAANAFLATKITFINEMADLCERVGADVQQVARGIGLDNRIGAKFLHAGPGYGGSCFPKDTLALVKTAQDAGSPVRLVETVVAVNDQRKRAMARKVVAACGGSVRGRTIAVLGLTFKPNTDDMRDAPSLSIIAGLQDAGARVRAYDPEGMEQARPLLTDVDYASDPYGCADGADALVLVTEWDAFRALDLARLRGVMAVPVLVDLRNVYRPEDARKHGFSYTSVGRAGQPLPA
- a CDS encoding metallophosphoesterase — its product is MPRHATADDAPGPLRLFVLSDLHLERRDPAAIPPPAEPFDVLVCAGDVWEGQPERGLAVLLGLAGERPAVLVPGNHEHYAPAGDPRTAPALLAALAAEVERINAAAGRTRIALLRAGEAAVIAGVRFVGATLWSDWALAGRWLAPDAPGRPADPAAYAAARMTDPLTGSREFRAIRLADGAAWTPAAAMEAHARDRALLAAALARPHAGPTVAVTHHPPIAEAADRYRDAPGVPWWVPAFYATTVLADLAPAHRPALWVSGHFHAGHDLALYGTRCVANPVEGGTFDPRTVVAV
- the croR gene encoding 3-hydroxybutyryl-CoA dehydratase; translated protein: MLPELRVLYFEDLAVGMSETLSKTISSSDVVGFAEITGDRNPIHLSEHFAARTPFGTRIAHGLYTAGLISAVLGTRLPGPGAVYISQSLNFRAPVRIGDTVEVTVEVAELVPERRRARLTCTCSVGGETVLDGEALVKVPTRAEADPLAARAKG
- a CDS encoding TrmH family RNA methyltransferase, whose translation is MPEPIPIEDPADPRLSAFAAIRERDLVGRRGRFVAEGEVVLRVLLSGRARFRIESVLLSPERLASLRPALAALTDAPVYLAPRAVMSALAGFPIHRGVLAIGRSGETPPAESLVPPGPALLLGLVGLANHDNVGGLFRNAAAFGADAVLLDAATCDPLYRKAIRVSAGTCLTLPFARLPDGEALLALCERHGIVPLALTPGGGEEIAQLPPLPRAMLLLGTEGTGLPDALMARARRVRIAMAPGVDSLNVAAAGAVALHRIAAPRLSGP
- the crtI gene encoding phytoene desaturase family protein, whose protein sequence is MLQPREGYRTLSGRRAVVVGAGPGGLAVALLLAREGVHVTVVEKDDCVGGRTRTVTAPGGYRFDIGPTFFLYPRILADIFASCGERLEDHVRLERLDPLYHLVFEGGGEIRATSDVTRLQAEIARMAPADAANVPRYLADNRAKLEAFRPVLEQPFDSLRSLVSAPMLRALPLLRPHATVDRDLQRYFADPRVRLAFSFQTKYLGMSPFRCPSLFTILSFLEYEHGVFHPVGGCGAVSEAMAGLARRLGVDIRLGTAVDRVLFEGDRAVGVEAGGERLPADSVVVNGDFAKVVRALVPERHRPRWRDAKLDRARLSCSTFMLYLGLEGRMPEGLGHHTILLAEEYRRNIAEISTGILPRQPSLYVQHAGFTDGGMAPPGHTSLYVLVPVPNLRADIDWATVRPQYRRLVLDRLKLLGLTDIERRIRYERIVDPTDWRDAFAVNEGATFNLSHDLGQMLYFRPHNRFGRGLYLVGGGTHPGSGLPVIYEGARITARLLLEDLARQGRRSLPDLAPPLEVAPSGKAT
- a CDS encoding DUF2141 domain-containing protein, whose amino-acid sequence is MRAGAPRAALAALLAALVLPSGGAAAAELTVDVEGVQPGAGEVYVALCTGGLSEGSCRIGQNAPARAPALRFAFTQVPPGTYAVAVFQDLDGDGRLARTPLGLPREPYGFSNGAGRGGRPDFAAAAFPLAEPGAAIRVRLQRALPAAR
- a CDS encoding Uma2 family endonuclease translates to MADAAHRFPALTIADYDAFVAAQRDEREWELVAGEFVMMSNPTEDHEQIAGNIGASLKLAMDAAGCRSYQGGMRVQRSDDGRGRDKTRPDIVVRLGPRQNQTYVTDPLVVVEVLSPSTMDHDCGGKLAFHKSLPTLRHLALVYQDQMRVEHYQRTEEGWRLEVLITPQDVLRFDAVDFEIDLDRIYFGVPVSRPLARSGPDLRAARADAQTASAPDATPGRPLGGMAAGVSGEG
- a CDS encoding DUF2312 domain-containing protein; the encoded protein is MAASPVLAVDNSSVAADQLKSIIERIERLEEEKAGLAGDIKDVYAEAKANGFDTKVLRKIISIRKRDHEERQEEEAILELYMQALGMV
- a CDS encoding DUF1244 domain-containing protein yields the protein MTQIDETARTELEAAVFRRLVAHLRGRTDVQNIDLMNLAGFCRNCLSNWMKEEADARGLPLSKDESREQVYGMPYEEWKAKHQKEASAEQQAAFSARNPGH
- a CDS encoding N-formylglutamate amidohydrolase — encoded protein: MPDPVPSQPVESLAGDAACGLILLCDHASNAVPEDLGSLGLDAPHFERHIGYDIGAAAVTRALSRRLGAPALLTTFSRLIIDPNRGRDDPTLVMRLSDGTVVPGNARITPEGVAARIARFYDPYDRAIAAAVAAGRDAGRPPALVAVHSFTPAWRGVPRPWQVGILWDGRDGRVARPLLDGLRADPAGLTVGDNEPYAGGLPGDTLDRHAGARGLPNALIEIRQDLIADEAGQAEWAGRFARLLAPLIAR